Within the Achromobacter spanius genome, the region GGCCGAGCGCAAGACGCTCGCGCTATTGGAAGCCATGGCCGACGTGGTGGTGGGCGCGCCGGAACTGACCCCGGCACTGACCGAGCTGGCGGCGCAGGGCCGCATCCGCCACCTGGCCGGCCGGTTCAACCCCGACTGGCTGAACGATGTGTGGCTGGTGGTGGCCGCCACGGACGACCGCGGCGCCAATGCCGAGGTCTCCGACGCCGCCAGCGCGCGACGCATTTTTGCCAATGTGGTGGACGACCCTGAACTGTCCTCGTTCCAGGTGCCCTCCATTGTTGACCGCTCGCCCGTCATCGTGGCGATCTCGTCGTCGGGCGTGGCGCCCGTGCTGGCGCGCCGCGTGCGCGAGCGCATCGAATCCCTGTTCGACCATACGCTGGGCCAACTGGCCGCGCTGGCCGCGACCTACCGCAAGCGCATCCGCGCCAGCCATCCCGACCTGGGCGCGCGCCGCCGCTTCTACGACTGGTTGCTGGACGGCCCCGTGGCGGGCCTGCTGCGCCAGCAGCAAGCCGCGCAGGCCGAAGCCGCGCTGACCCAGGCGCTGGACACGCCGCTGGCCCCGGCCGAGGGCAGCGTGGTGCTGGTGGGTGCGGGGCCGGGCGATCCCGGCCTGCTGACCCTGAAAGCGCTGCGCGCCTTGAACGAAGCCGACGTCATACTGTACGACCGCCTGGTCAGCGACGACGTGATGTCGCTGGCGCGCCGCGACGCCGAACGCATTGCCGTGGGCAAGCTGCCCGGTGAAAACCACCACGCCACCCAAGCCCGCATCCATGCCCTGCTGGTGGAACACGCGCAGGCGGGCCGCCGGGTGGTGCGCTTGAAAGGTGGCGACGCGTTCATCTTTGGCCGGGGCGGCGAAGAACTGGAGTATCTGCGTGCGCACCGGGTGCGCTTCGAGGTGGTGCCAGGCATCACGGCCGCGCTGGCCTGTGCCGCCTATGCCGGCATTCCGCTGACGCACCGCGAGCATGCACAGTCGGTGCGGCTGATCACGGCGCACTGCCGGGAAGACGAAGACAACCTGGATTGGCCCGCGCTGGCGCGTGAAAAGCAGACGCTGGCGTTCTATATGGGCGTGGGACAGCTAGACCTGCTGACCCGCCGCCTGCTGGCTCATGGCCGTGCGGCCGACACGCCGTTCGCGCTGATTGAAAACGGCAGCCGGCCGGAACAGCGCGTGCTGTCGGGCACGCTGGAAGCGCTGCCACGCCTGGCGGCCGAACACACCATCCGGTCCCCCGCCCTGTTGATCGTGGGTGAAGTGGCGGGGTTGGCGTCGCGCTTGCAATGGTTTGGCCAGCATATCGAGGGCGCGAGCGGCGCGTAGCCGCTTGCATCGCCCCCGCGCTTGCCTTAGATCGCCTTCTGGTTCGTGCCGAAAATGCGGTCGCCCGCATCGCCCAGGCCGGGCATGATGTAGCCGTGTTCGTTCAGGCCGTCATCGATGGACGCCGTATAGATGTGCACGTCGGGGTGCTTGGCCAGCACGGTATCGATGCCCACGGGCGCGGCCACCAACACCAGCGCGCGGATTTCCTTGCAGCCAGCGCGCTTGAGCAGATCAATGGCGGCAACCATCGAGCCGCCGGTCGCCAGCATGGGGTCCACGATCAGCGCCAAGCGTTGGTCCAGTTCACCGACCAGGCGTTCCAGGTACGTATGGGCTTCCAGTGTTTCTTCGTTGCGGGCCACGCCCACCACGCTGACCTTGGCGCCGGGGATCAAGCTGAGCACCCCGTCCAACATACCGATGCCGGCGCGCAAGATGGGCACCACGGTGACCTTCTTGCCGGCGATTTTCTCAACCTGGACCTCACCACACCAGCCCTGGACGGTGGCAGGTTCCAAGGGCAGGTCCTTGGACGCTTCGTACGTCAGCAGCGCGCCCACTTCCTGCGACAACTCCCGAAAGCTCTTGGTGCTGAGGTCGGCGCGACGCATGATTCCGAGCTTGTGGCGGATCAGCGGATGGCGGATTTCGTGCACGGGCATGTGCGTAATTCTCCAGAATATTGAAATACAGGGGGTGTCGCCTCAGGCCATTTTCGAGCCATAGCTGAGGATCGTAATCGGTTTGGAAAAAAAAGCCCTATTGTTCTGCAAGCCAGGCGATGAGGGCGTCGTCAAAGGCGCGAACGGCGCCCGCCTGCTCGTGGTTCACGATGCTGACCACCACGTAGCGCTTGCCGCTGGCGCCCAGCACGTACCCGGCGATGGCGCGCACGTCGCGCAGCGAGCCGGTCTTCAGGTGGGCCATGCCCTGCGTGCCGTCACCCTTCAGGCGGCGGCGCACCGTGCCGTCGACCCCGGCAATGGCGAACGATGAAATGTATTCGGGCATGACCGGCGAATTCCACGCCACGGTCAGCATCGACGCCAGGCTGTCGGCCGACACCCGGGCCTCGCGCGACAGGCCCGCGCCGTTGTCGATGATCAGTTCGGGCATGTCCAACCCCTGCTTGACCAGCGCGCCCTTGGCCACGGCCTCGCTGCTGGTCACGGTGGCGGGCCGGCGGCCGCGCTCGGCGCCCAGGGTCAGCAGCAGCGTGCGCGCCATGACGTTGTTGCTGCGCTTGTTGATCTGGCGGATCACTTCCGCCAGCGTCGGCGAATCGTGCGAGGCCAGCACCACCGCATCGGCCGGCACCATGCCGGACTTGACCTGCCCCTTGAACGTGCCACCCAGCTCTTTCCAGAGCAGGCGGAAGATTTCGGTGGCGTATTCGGGCTGCGACAAGGCCAGACGGTACAGGCTGAATTCCCCGCACGAACCCGCCACTTTGCCGCCCAGGCGGATCGTGACGCCCTGCTGGGTGATCAGCGGCTCGGTCGTGACCACGGGTGGGCCAGGGCAACGGATGTCGCTCCATTCCACGCTGCCCTCGATTTTCAAGCCAGGCAGGGGCGGATCAATCAGCGGCACCCATTTGTGCGCGGCCGGGTCCGGCGTGAACAGCAGGCGCTGCGCGCCAAAGCCCACCATCAGCGCATCGGGGCTGGCGTTGTAGGCGCGGTCGGGCGCGCCATCGAAGGCGCCGGGGTCGGTGGCAACCTGGCCGAAGATGCTGCGGTCGATGATCAAGTCATTGATCTGCTTGACCCCGCGCAGACGCAACTCGCGCAACAGGGCCCACAGGTCTTGCATCAAAAATTGGGGGTCACCGCCGGCCCGCAAATACAAGGGGCCGGAGAGCACGCCACGGGCGTCGGGCCGGGCGCCGGGCGCGGTCATGAATTCGGTACGCCAGACGTAATTGGGGCCAAGTTCCGACAGCGCGGTCCAGGTCGTCACCAGCTTCATCACCGATGCGGGGTTGCGGGGTTCCTTGGCGTTCAGCGCCACCATGCGCGGCCCGCCCAGTTCCTGTACCACCAGCGACAGCGAACTGTCGGGCAACTTGGTGGCCTTCCAGGCCCGGATGACGTCCGGCGGCAAGCCCTGGACTTGCGCAAAGGCGGTGCCCGCCGACAAGGCCAGCAGCCCGCCGGCCAGCCATTGCCTGAGTCCGCCCACCCGCTTTTTCGCTTGTCCCGTCATGCCCTGTCCACCTTGTTGCCCGTACTGCAAAACCGAGAGCATACAAAACCTGGGACGGTTACGGGCGCCCCGCTGTTCCGGCCCTGATAACCTTCGCCTTTACAATAGCCGGTTGCCCCAAGCCCGCCCGGCTGCCCCAGCCCACGTTTTCCGGGCCGCCCTTACTGACAGACAGATACCCGCGTGACCCAGTCCCTGACCGTTTCCGATTTCAATTACGAGCTGCCGCCCGAGCTTATCGCGCAGACGCCCGCCGCCCAACGCACGGGCAGCCGCCTGCTGCATCTGGACGCCGCCAGCCAATTGCACGACCGCCAGTTCGCCGACCTGACCGATTTGCTGCGCCCCAACGACCTGCTGGTGTTCAACGACACCCGCGTCATCAAGGCACGCTTGGGCGGCCACAAGATTACCGGTGGCAAGGTCGAGGTACTGGTCGAACGCATCACCGAATCCGACCGCGTCCTGGCCCACGTGCGCGCCAGCAAATCGCCCGGGCCCGGCATGGTGCTGCGCCTGGCCGAGGCCTTCGAGGCCACCGTGCTGGGCCGCGAAGGCGAGCTCTTCGACATCCGCTTCCCCGGCCCCGTGCTGGACTTGCTGGACGCCCATGGCGCCACCCCGCTGCCGCC harbors:
- the cysG gene encoding siroheme synthase CysG, with amino-acid sequence MKLFPIFADLKGRRVLVVGGGAVAERKTLALLEAMADVVVGAPELTPALTELAAQGRIRHLAGRFNPDWLNDVWLVVAATDDRGANAEVSDAASARRIFANVVDDPELSSFQVPSIVDRSPVIVAISSSGVAPVLARRVRERIESLFDHTLGQLAALAATYRKRIRASHPDLGARRRFYDWLLDGPVAGLLRQQQAAQAEAALTQALDTPLAPAEGSVVLVGAGPGDPGLLTLKALRALNEADVILYDRLVSDDVMSLARRDAERIAVGKLPGENHHATQARIHALLVEHAQAGRRVVRLKGGDAFIFGRGGEELEYLRAHRVRFEVVPGITAALACAAYAGIPLTHREHAQSVRLITAHCREDEDNLDWPALAREKQTLAFYMGVGQLDLLTRRLLAHGRAADTPFALIENGSRPEQRVLSGTLEALPRLAAEHTIRSPALLIVGEVAGLASRLQWFGQHIEGASGA
- the upp gene encoding uracil phosphoribosyltransferase, which gives rise to MPVHEIRHPLIRHKLGIMRRADLSTKSFRELSQEVGALLTYEASKDLPLEPATVQGWCGEVQVEKIAGKKVTVVPILRAGIGMLDGVLSLIPGAKVSVVGVARNEETLEAHTYLERLVGELDQRLALIVDPMLATGGSMVAAIDLLKRAGCKEIRALVLVAAPVGIDTVLAKHPDVHIYTASIDDGLNEHGYIMPGLGDAGDRIFGTNQKAI
- the dacB gene encoding D-alanyl-D-alanine carboxypeptidase/D-alanyl-D-alanine endopeptidase yields the protein MTGQAKKRVGGLRQWLAGGLLALSAGTAFAQVQGLPPDVIRAWKATKLPDSSLSLVVQELGGPRMVALNAKEPRNPASVMKLVTTWTALSELGPNYVWRTEFMTAPGARPDARGVLSGPLYLRAGGDPQFLMQDLWALLRELRLRGVKQINDLIIDRSIFGQVATDPGAFDGAPDRAYNASPDALMVGFGAQRLLFTPDPAAHKWVPLIDPPLPGLKIEGSVEWSDIRCPGPPVVTTEPLITQQGVTIRLGGKVAGSCGEFSLYRLALSQPEYATEIFRLLWKELGGTFKGQVKSGMVPADAVVLASHDSPTLAEVIRQINKRSNNVMARTLLLTLGAERGRRPATVTSSEAVAKGALVKQGLDMPELIIDNGAGLSREARVSADSLASMLTVAWNSPVMPEYISSFAIAGVDGTVRRRLKGDGTQGMAHLKTGSLRDVRAIAGYVLGASGKRYVVVSIVNHEQAGAVRAFDDALIAWLAEQ